Genomic window (Streptomyces liliiviolaceus):
CGGTGGGCGCGGCCGAGGCGGTGTGGCGGGGCGACGCGCTGCACGCGGTGAACTTCGCGGGCGGGCTGCACCACGCGATGCCGGGCGGCGCGTCCGGGTTCTGCATCTACAACGATGCCGCCCTGGCCATCGCCCGGCTGCTGGAGCTGGGGGCCGAGCGGGTCGCGTACGTGGATGTGGACGTGCACCACGGTGATGGTGTGCAGGCCGCGTTCTGGGAGGACCCGCGGGTCCTGACCGTGTCGCTGCACGAGCATCCGCGCACGCTGTTCCCGCAGACCGGGTGGCCCGAGGAGACCGGGGCCGCGGGGGCGGAGGGCTCCGCCGTGAACGTGGCGCTGCCGGCGGGGACCGGGGACGCGGGGTGGCTGCGGGCCTTCCACTCCGTCGTACCGGAGCTGATCGCCGACTTCCGGCCGCAGGTGCTCGTCACTCAGCACGGGGCCGATACGCACTTCGAGGACCCGCTCGCGCATCTGGCCGTGTCGCTGGACGCGCAGCGGGCTGTGCAGGTGGCGTGCCATGAGCTGGCGCACGAGTACGCCGAGGGGCGGTGGGTCGCGCTCGGTGGGGGTGGGTATGCGGTGGTGGATGTGGTGCCGCGGTCCTGGACGCATCTCGTTGGCATCGCTGCGGGGCGGGAGGTGGTGCCGGAGTCCGTCATTCCTGAGAGTTGGCGGGCTGAGGTGTTCGCTCGTACGCGGCAGTTGGGGCCCGTGCGGATGACTGATGGGCGGTGGCCCGTGTCGTTCGTGGGGTGGGAGGCGGGGTACGACCCCGCGGATCGGTTGGATCAGGCCGTGTTGGCCGCTCGGCGGGCGGCGTTTCCCTTGCGGGGGTTGTTGGCCTAGGGCCTTTTTCGCCCCCGCCGCCCCTACCCGTTCCCGTCCACGCATGGGGCTGCGCCCCTCGCCCCCGTATCGCGCTGCGCGCTCGTCCTCAAACGCCGGACGGGCTGAGTGGATAGCCCCTCCGGCCGAACCGTTACTCCAACTGTGCGGCGCTCACGCAGTTTTGGGCGTGGAGCCGTGGAGTGTGCGGGAGCATCGGGGTGTGGTGAGTTCCGGGGCGCTGCGGGCGCATCTGCTGGCCGTGGGGCTGGCCGGGGCCGTGGCGACCTCGCGGGAAGTGAGTCTCCGGAGTTATCGGTTGTTCGCCGCTCGGGATCCGCGGGTGACGATCGGACTCGATCCTGAACGGGACTGGAAGCAGTCCGATCTGATCGCTTTGATGGCGGAGAAGTGTGGTGTATCGGCAGATTCACGGCACACCTCCGGGCCCGATGTGATCGATCCTGATCGCACGCTCGCGGCGCTCGACGCCTTCGCGGAGCGGCTCGCGGAAGCCGCGCGGAACCGTTCCCCGGTGCTGCTCGGCACCGGACACCCGCACCGCCTGCTCGGCTTCTACGCCGCTCTCGCGGACGCCCTGTCGGCGGCCGGGTGTACCGTCCTCACCCCCGCGCATGGCAGCTGTGTCGACATAACGACCCGGTTCGGTCTACGCACGCACAACCTTGACTACGTACGAGGAGTCGCGCTGGTGCGGGAACCCGGGGCGCGGGGCGCCGGTCGCGAGACCGGCGCGCACACCCACTCCCCCCTGCCGGTTCGCACCGCCCTGACGGCCGCCGCGGAGGCCGGCGGGCCGCTTCCCGAACTCGTGGTGGGGGACCACGGGTGGGTCTGCGGGGCAGGTCAGCTGGGGTTCGAGGCCATCGGCCTGGGTGACACCGATGATCCCGCGCTGTTCGTCGGCGAGGCAGAGGGGCGGGTGTCCGTCGTCGTTCCACTTGATGACGCTGTGCGGTCTGATTACTACCGACCGCTTACTCGCTATGTACTCAATCGAGCGTGTCTGTCACAGTAGGCCGCCGA
Coding sequences:
- a CDS encoding acetoin utilization protein AcuC, which codes for MSGRAQLMWDEAVTGYDFGPDHPMDPVRLALTRRLVDAFGLDREVDVVAAKPAGDSTLRLVHREDYVEAVKAASVDPRSADAAYGLGTTDDPAFAGMHEVSALIAGQSVGAAEAVWRGDALHAVNFAGGLHHAMPGGASGFCIYNDAALAIARLLELGAERVAYVDVDVHHGDGVQAAFWEDPRVLTVSLHEHPRTLFPQTGWPEETGAAGAEGSAVNVALPAGTGDAGWLRAFHSVVPELIADFRPQVLVTQHGADTHFEDPLAHLAVSLDAQRAVQVACHELAHEYAEGRWVALGGGGYAVVDVVPRSWTHLVGIAAGREVVPESVIPESWRAEVFARTRQLGPVRMTDGRWPVSFVGWEAGYDPADRLDQAVLAARRAAFPLRGLLA
- a CDS encoding phosphatase; the protein is MVSSGALRAHLLAVGLAGAVATSREVSLRSYRLFAARDPRVTIGLDPERDWKQSDLIALMAEKCGVSADSRHTSGPDVIDPDRTLAALDAFAERLAEAARNRSPVLLGTGHPHRLLGFYAALADALSAAGCTVLTPAHGSCVDITTRFGLRTHNLDYVRGVALVREPGARGAGRETGAHTHSPLPVRTALTAAAEAGGPLPELVVGDHGWVCGAGQLGFEAIGLGDTDDPALFVGEAEGRVSVVVPLDDAVRSDYYRPLTRYVLNRACLSQ